From Chitinophagales bacterium, the proteins below share one genomic window:
- a CDS encoding Lrp/AsnC family transcriptional regulator produces the protein MDAPHTELDQLDFRILSQLQQDGRKSFTDIADQLKVSVGTIRNRVQWLTETKTLQVIGRVDPEKIGFHAYAHIFINVSPANLIIPVAEKIARLPEVSFLAMISGNYDLEVNVMCRNNEHLIWLMNEKIHKIKGVDETSTNMYFRVFKIAQPDLRLLKTNQHLK, from the coding sequence ATGGATGCGCCTCATACAGAGCTTGATCAGCTGGATTTCCGGATTCTGTCGCAGTTGCAGCAGGATGGCAGGAAGTCATTCACCGATATAGCGGATCAGTTGAAAGTTTCTGTGGGCACGATCCGCAACCGTGTGCAATGGCTCACTGAAACGAAAACATTGCAGGTAATAGGAAGAGTAGACCCGGAAAAAATCGGTTTTCATGCTTATGCGCATATATTTATCAATGTAAGTCCGGCCAACCTGATCATTCCGGTGGCAGAGAAAATCGCCAGGTTGCCTGAAGTCAGTTTCCTCGCCATGATATCCGGCAACTATGACCTGGAGGTGAATGTGATGTGCCGTAACAATGAACACCTCATCTGGCTCATGAATGAGAAAATTCATAAAATTAAAGGGGTGGATGAAACATCTACCAACATGTATTTCCGTGTTTTTAAAATTGCACAACCCGACCTCCGCTTACTCAAAACAAACCAACACTTGAAATAA
- a CDS encoding DoxX family protein: MPQRYQLLPWALRITAAVILLQTLYFKFSAHPEAVYIFTTIGMEPWGRIGIGVMELITSLLLLIPRTTWLGAAMALGLMTGAIFFHLTKLGIDVYNDGGRLFVMAIAVFVISLVLLWMNRGDIPLFGKKI; this comes from the coding sequence ATGCCGCAACGCTATCAACTGCTTCCCTGGGCACTCAGGATTACCGCTGCAGTAATTTTGCTGCAAACGCTCTATTTCAAATTCTCTGCTCATCCTGAAGCGGTGTACATTTTCACCACCATTGGCATGGAACCATGGGGACGTATCGGTATTGGTGTGATGGAATTGATTACTTCCCTGCTGCTGCTTATTCCGCGAACAACCTGGCTGGGTGCCGCTATGGCACTCGGACTGATGACAGGTGCCATCTTTTTTCATCTTACCAAACTGGGCATCGATGTCTATAATGATGGCGGCCGCCTGTTTGTAATGGCCATCGCCGTATTTGTTATCAGCCTTGTATTGCTTTGGATGAATCGCGGAGATATTCCGTTGTTTGGAAAGAAGATCTGA
- a CDS encoding HAD family phosphatase — protein sequence MPANNIRNIIFDYGGVIIDLDFKRTEDAFIRLGVKDFHLHFNQLKQSAVFDLFDKGKITEIEFHSLLNEQLGTRLSGEEINDAWNAMLGGIPQEKLRLLLDVRRTFRTFLLSNTNTIHLKQITQYMVKAMGRPNLDGYFERVYYSFVVGLRKPDTAIFLKVAEENNLVPAETLFIDDSPQHVEGAKAAGLHALQYDPKDDLRAILEQYLRWKG from the coding sequence TTGCCTGCAAACAATATCCGCAATATCATCTTCGATTACGGCGGTGTAATCATTGATCTTGATTTTAAGCGCACTGAGGACGCCTTCATCCGGTTGGGCGTTAAAGACTTCCACCTGCATTTTAACCAGCTAAAGCAATCGGCAGTATTTGATCTGTTTGACAAAGGGAAAATTACGGAGATTGAATTTCACTCCCTGCTTAATGAACAATTGGGTACACGGCTTTCCGGCGAGGAGATTAATGATGCCTGGAATGCCATGCTTGGCGGCATCCCACAGGAGAAACTCCGGCTTTTACTGGATGTACGGCGCACTTTCAGAACCTTCCTGTTAAGCAATACGAATACCATTCACCTGAAGCAGATCACTCAATATATGGTTAAGGCCATGGGAAGGCCGAACCTTGACGGCTATTTCGAAAGAGTATACTATTCATTTGTAGTTGGCCTTCGAAAACCTGACACCGCTATTTTTCTGAAGGTGGCTGAAGAGAACAATCTGGTGCCGGCCGAAACACTTTTTATTGATGACAGCCCGCAACATGTGGAAGGTGCAAAAGCGGCAGGATTACATGCATTGCAATACGATCCCAAAGATGACTTGCGCGCCATACTGGAACAATACCTGCGATGGAAAGGTTAA
- the metF gene encoding methylenetetrahydrofolate reductase [NAD(P)H] gives MKVTEYIKKSDATMVSFEVLPPMKGKSIHSIYDTLDPLMEFKPPFINVTYHRAEYVYRRNTQGLFEKTIIRKRPGTVGICAAIVNRYKVDAVPHIVCGGFTVEETEDALIDLAFLGIDNVLVIRGDPNKNETSFEPETGGHQHAIDLLRQAVNMNHGNFLQEDLTDVVPTDFCIGVAGYPEKHYESPNKVMDLQYLKEKVDAGADYIITQMFFDNSRFFEFVKSCRANGITVPIIPGIKPITNRKHMNTLPRLFHVEIPEALANQLQKSTSDEAAKIIGIEWCIQQCKELVKAGVPLIHFYTMSNPGPVKAVVSKVF, from the coding sequence GTGAAAGTAACGGAGTATATTAAGAAGTCGGATGCCACCATGGTATCCTTCGAAGTGCTTCCTCCCATGAAAGGAAAAAGCATTCATTCCATCTATGATACCCTGGATCCGCTGATGGAATTCAAGCCACCCTTCATCAATGTCACCTATCATCGTGCCGAATATGTTTACAGGCGTAACACGCAGGGATTGTTTGAAAAAACGATTATCCGCAAACGCCCGGGCACTGTTGGTATTTGCGCGGCAATCGTGAACCGGTATAAAGTGGATGCCGTTCCGCATATTGTTTGCGGTGGCTTTACGGTGGAGGAAACGGAAGATGCATTGATTGACCTCGCCTTCCTCGGTATCGATAATGTGCTGGTAATCCGTGGCGACCCCAATAAAAATGAAACATCCTTTGAACCGGAGACGGGCGGCCACCAGCATGCGATTGACCTGTTAAGGCAGGCGGTGAACATGAATCATGGCAATTTCCTGCAGGAAGACCTTACCGATGTGGTGCCGACGGACTTCTGTATCGGCGTGGCCGGCTATCCGGAAAAACATTATGAATCGCCGAATAAGGTGATGGATCTTCAGTATTTGAAGGAAAAAGTGGATGCAGGTGCCGATTACATCATTACACAGATGTTTTTTGATAACAGCCGGTTTTTTGAGTTCGTAAAGAGTTGCCGGGCTAACGGCATCACCGTACCGATCATTCCCGGTATCAAGCCTATCACCAACCGTAAACACATGAATACGTTGCCACGGCTGTTTCATGTGGAGATTCCGGAAGCGCTGGCTAATCAGCTCCAAAAATCTACTTCAGATGAGGCGGCGAAAATAATAGGCATTGAATGGTGCATTCAACAATGTAAGGAGCTGGTAAAGGCCGGGGTTCCGCTGATACATTTCTATACTATGAGTAACCCTGGACCGGTGAAGGCGGTGGTAAGCAAAGTTTTCTGA
- the apaG gene encoding Co2+/Mg2+ efflux protein ApaG: MITKITEGVKISVETFYQEEYSQPLNNEFMFAYRITIENGSEQTIKLLRRHWYIFDSCGVTREVEGEGVVGLQPIIEPGKSHQYVSGSHLKTEIGHMHGTYLMERLIDGRQFRVNIPEFQLVAPFKLN, from the coding sequence ATGATAACCAAAATCACCGAAGGCGTAAAAATATCGGTGGAAACATTTTACCAGGAAGAGTATTCTCAGCCACTGAACAACGAGTTTATGTTTGCTTACCGTATCACCATTGAAAACGGGAGTGAACAGACGATTAAATTGTTAAGAAGGCACTGGTATATTTTTGATTCCTGTGGCGTTACACGGGAAGTGGAAGGTGAAGGGGTTGTAGGATTACAACCTATTATCGAACCTGGCAAATCGCATCAGTATGTTTCGGGTTCCCACCTCAAAACGGAAATCGGTCATATGCATGGCACCTACCTGATGGAAAGATTAATTGACGGAAGGCAATTCAGAGTCAACATTCCGGAATTTCAGCTCGTAGCTCCCTTTAAACTGAATTAA
- a CDS encoding pyridoxal-phosphate dependent enzyme, with translation MISPLQKLSDPFLEARQLQVFMKRDDLLHPFISGNKWRKLQHNLAAAKALGQHTLLTFGGAFSNHIHAVAAAGSEFGFRTIGIIRGESVMPLNATLSFAAEHGMQIHFISRHEYRQKSNASFISNLHRQFGEFYLLPEGGSNTLAVKGCADIIQEINFSCDYLCCPVGTGATMAGLIAGAQGKGRVLGFSVLKGIKDLEEKIAHFTSAFCGIEYSNWSVYHDYHFGGYAKLPATLKSFIEEFRQRQDILLDPVYTGKMMFGIYELAGKNFFPAGSTIIAIHTGGLQGWNGFV, from the coding sequence ATGATTTCACCGCTGCAAAAACTTTCGGATCCCTTTTTGGAAGCAAGGCAGCTGCAAGTTTTTATGAAGCGCGATGACCTGTTGCATCCGTTCATCAGTGGCAACAAATGGCGCAAGTTGCAACACAACCTGGCAGCAGCAAAGGCACTCGGGCAGCACACCCTGCTCACTTTTGGCGGCGCCTTTTCCAATCATATTCATGCAGTGGCAGCAGCAGGCAGTGAGTTTGGATTCAGGACCATCGGCATAATACGGGGTGAAAGCGTAATGCCACTCAATGCCACTTTATCATTTGCCGCTGAACATGGTATGCAAATACATTTTATCAGCCGCCATGAATACCGGCAAAAATCGAATGCATCTTTCATCAGTAATCTGCACCGGCAATTCGGCGAATTTTACCTGCTGCCGGAAGGCGGCAGTAATACGCTTGCTGTAAAAGGTTGCGCTGATATTATACAGGAAATCAACTTTAGCTGTGATTACCTCTGTTGCCCGGTGGGAACCGGCGCAACGATGGCCGGCCTGATTGCGGGTGCTCAAGGAAAAGGACGGGTACTTGGATTTTCTGTACTCAAAGGCATAAAGGACCTGGAAGAAAAGATAGCTCACTTCACTTCAGCTTTTTGTGGCATTGAATATTCGAACTGGAGTGTGTATCATGATTATCACTTTGGTGGTTATGCAAAACTTCCCGCAACATTAAAATCCTTTATTGAAGAATTCCGCCAAAGACAGGATATCCTCCTCGATCCTGTCTACACAGGAAAAATGATGTTTGGCATCTATGAACTCGCAGGAAAAAATTTCTTTCCGGCAGGTTCAACCATTATTGCCATACATACGGGCGGGCTGCAGGGATGGAATGGTTTTGTGTAA
- a CDS encoding T9SS type A sorting domain-containing protein: MYRRVASLLLALSVSTAVYPQAPAIQFQRSMGGSLDDIAYDVIPTQDGGYLLAGGSTSSDGDLLKTTEVQHGGNYDFWVTKLDPALNFQWKKHLGGTGSDLASSVLQTADGGYIVGGSTSSNDVDVSGNHGDYDFWIVKLFASGTVQWKKCYGGNYYDDFGCVRVAGDGGLILAGGSQSNDGDVTGNHGSSDFWLVKTDVNGALLWQKSYGGPDYEKAADVRACPDGGYILAGFSESNAGDVTGNHGDYDMWVVKTDATGNLQWQRSIGGSGYDAANAVTALSDGTFIVAGYSGSTDGDVIFNHGDDDAWLVKLDASGNILWSKCMGGTMADVATGIENIGENGLVLSCYSMSSDGDVDDNYGQWDYWIIKTDSAGNVDWQRNFGGALNDVCYAVRPTSDEGFVLAGYSESADMDVTGNHGKKDFWTVKLEGLVGIASIRHPLIRLEVYPQPASTTIHLKIPDEILLKYQALTLDVADLAGRKLITSSLSNDPWLQLDCSNWIPGVYSYQMKSGEVIVANGKLMIQ; this comes from the coding sequence ATGTACCGAAGGGTAGCTTCATTGCTCCTGGCTTTATCTGTTTCAACTGCCGTATATCCGCAGGCACCTGCCATTCAGTTTCAACGATCGATGGGTGGTTCGCTGGATGATATCGCATATGATGTGATTCCCACGCAGGATGGCGGATACCTGCTGGCCGGTGGTTCCACTTCCAGCGACGGCGACCTGCTGAAAACAACGGAAGTACAGCATGGTGGTAATTATGATTTCTGGGTCACAAAACTCGATCCTGCGCTGAATTTTCAATGGAAGAAACACCTGGGTGGTACAGGCAGCGACCTGGCAAGCAGTGTTCTCCAAACAGCGGATGGCGGATATATTGTTGGCGGTAGCACAAGTTCCAATGATGTAGATGTAAGCGGCAATCATGGCGACTATGATTTCTGGATCGTTAAGCTCTTCGCCTCTGGTACCGTGCAATGGAAGAAATGCTATGGCGGCAATTACTATGATGATTTCGGCTGTGTGCGGGTTGCTGGTGATGGAGGATTGATTCTTGCCGGCGGTTCTCAGTCGAATGATGGCGATGTGACCGGCAATCATGGCAGCAGCGATTTCTGGCTGGTGAAAACGGATGTCAATGGTGCCTTGCTCTGGCAGAAAAGTTACGGAGGACCAGATTATGAAAAAGCCGCAGATGTGAGGGCATGCCCTGACGGTGGATATATTCTTGCGGGATTTTCGGAATCCAATGCCGGTGATGTCACCGGTAATCACGGCGATTACGATATGTGGGTAGTTAAAACAGATGCCACCGGAAATCTGCAATGGCAGCGCTCCATCGGTGGAAGCGGATATGATGCTGCCAATGCAGTGACAGCATTAAGCGATGGCACTTTCATCGTAGCCGGCTACTCAGGTTCAACGGATGGTGATGTCATCTTTAATCATGGCGATGATGATGCATGGCTAGTCAAACTCGATGCCTCCGGAAATATTTTATGGTCAAAGTGTATGGGCGGCACCATGGCAGATGTTGCAACCGGTATTGAAAACATAGGTGAAAATGGACTTGTTCTTTCCTGCTATTCAATGTCGTCTGATGGCGATGTGGATGATAATTACGGACAATGGGATTATTGGATCATAAAAACAGATTCAGCCGGCAATGTTGACTGGCAGCGCAACTTCGGTGGTGCTTTGAATGATGTTTGCTATGCCGTGAGGCCGACATCGGATGAAGGATTTGTACTTGCCGGTTATTCCGAATCTGCTGACATGGATGTGACCGGTAATCATGGAAAAAAGGATTTCTGGACTGTTAAGCTGGAAGGATTGGTAGGCATTGCATCAATCCGGCATCCGCTGATCCGGTTGGAAGTTTATCCGCAACCGGCATCGACAACTATACATCTGAAAATACCGGATGAAATTTTGTTGAAGTATCAGGCGCTCACCTTAGATGTTGCTGACCTGGCGGGAAGAAAATTAATCACAAGTAGCTTGTCAAACGATCCATGGCTGCAGTTGGATTGCAGCAACTGGATTCCCGGCGTCTATAGCTACCAAATGAAGTCGGGTGAAGTGATAGTAGCCAATGGTAAGTTGATGATTCAATAA
- a CDS encoding OprO/OprP family phosphate-selective porin — MKKFILIAAVFALIAEQAFSQIDSTLLRRVATDTAKAGMNMDAIYDRPFLHISNTPVSIGGYAEINYQHLSTDGVSDGHEFQFRRMSLMIASSITKRIKFLSEIEFENDKDEQLEGSAMEIGIEYAALDFEFHPLFNLRAGIVINPIGGFNQNHDGPKWEFTDRPIASTQMLPATFSNAGFGFFGKRYSQQWMFGYEFYLTNGLDNTIIDNDLNKTYVPHAKENPARFSASNSGEPMITGKLAVRNNKVGELGLSWMGGVYNKYQQDGVMIDEKRRCDIVCIDFNTTAPKLNTAVTGEFAWVFVQVPKDYFEQFGTRQSGGFIDIVQPVVKKRMLGWENAAIYIALRAEYVDWNIGTFKDTGRNIADDLWSLMPAISFRPTPQTVVRWNYRFMKQQDIAGNPPATTGGFIIGISSNF; from the coding sequence ATGAAGAAATTTATTCTCATCGCCGCTGTTTTTGCTTTGATCGCTGAACAGGCATTTTCACAAATTGATTCAACGCTGTTAAGAAGAGTGGCAACCGATACTGCCAAAGCAGGTATGAACATGGATGCGATCTATGACCGCCCGTTTCTGCATATCAGCAATACGCCGGTATCAATCGGTGGCTATGCAGAGATCAACTATCAGCATCTCAGCACCGACGGTGTATCGGACGGACATGAATTTCAATTCCGCAGGATGAGCCTGATGATCGCATCAAGTATCACCAAACGGATAAAATTTTTGTCGGAGATAGAATTTGAAAATGACAAAGACGAACAGCTGGAAGGCAGCGCTATGGAAATAGGCATTGAATATGCCGCCCTTGATTTTGAATTTCATCCATTGTTTAACCTGCGGGCTGGTATAGTTATTAATCCCATCGGCGGCTTTAATCAGAACCATGACGGACCTAAATGGGAATTTACCGACAGGCCCATCGCATCAACACAAATGCTGCCGGCAACTTTCAGCAATGCTGGATTTGGTTTCTTTGGCAAGCGTTATTCGCAGCAGTGGATGTTTGGTTACGAATTTTACCTGACGAACGGCCTGGATAATACCATTATTGATAATGACCTCAACAAAACGTATGTTCCGCATGCGAAGGAAAACCCGGCAAGGTTCTCCGCCAGTAACAGCGGTGAGCCCATGATAACCGGTAAACTGGCGGTGCGAAATAATAAGGTCGGTGAACTGGGCCTTTCCTGGATGGGAGGCGTATATAATAAATATCAGCAGGATGGTGTCATGATCGATGAAAAGCGCAGATGTGACATCGTTTGTATCGATTTTAATACCACGGCTCCCAAACTGAATACCGCTGTAACCGGTGAATTTGCCTGGGTATTCGTGCAGGTACCCAAAGACTATTTTGAACAGTTCGGTACCAGGCAAAGTGGCGGATTCATTGATATAGTACAGCCGGTTGTTAAAAAACGAATGCTCGGCTGGGAGAATGCTGCTATTTATATAGCGCTGCGTGCTGAATACGTTGACTGGAATATTGGAACATTTAAAGATACCGGCAGAAACATCGCCGATGATCTCTGGAGCCTTATGCCGGCTATCAGTTTTCGTCCCACGCCACAAACCGTAGTGCGGTGGAACTATCGTTTCATGAAACAGCAGGACATAGCAGGCAATCCTCCTGCTACTACAGGCGGATTTATCATCGGCATTTCTTCCAACTTCTAA
- a CDS encoding Rieske (2Fe-2S) protein yields the protein MSGIALSSLLESCSATSYITGTISGDALIVPLTEFQLIKNGQVQFRKYLVVQNNTLQFPICIYRLSEESYSALWMQCTHQGTELQVFGDKLQCPAHGSEFSNTGKVESAPAASNLKSFKVLIEDKQLKILLT from the coding sequence TTGAGTGGCATCGCACTTTCATCGCTGCTGGAGAGTTGTTCCGCAACCAGTTACATAACTGGAACAATCAGTGGTGATGCTTTAATTGTACCATTGACTGAATTTCAGCTGATCAAAAACGGACAGGTGCAATTCAGAAAATACCTGGTGGTGCAAAACAATACCCTCCAATTTCCAATATGCATTTACCGCCTCAGTGAAGAAAGCTATTCGGCACTGTGGATGCAATGCACGCACCAGGGAACGGAGCTGCAGGTTTTTGGCGACAAACTGCAATGCCCTGCGCATGGTAGTGAATTCAGTAATACAGGAAAGGTAGAGAGTGCGCCGGCCGCTTCAAATCTGAAATCATTCAAGGTGCTTATTGAAGATAAACAGTTAAAAATACTGCTGACATGA
- a CDS encoding thiol oxidoreductase, with translation MIKKFSAISIIISIVAIVYSCSKLEPAAPIADEALDAPLDGLTYTQYQIFNEGAAEFDEVYHTETGLGPVFVATSCASCHTGDNRGHPFTILTRFGQVDATGNQFLAMGGPQLQNHAVQGHIAEQIPVNATASKFIAPIVSGIGFLELVSDADIIAMADANANHPDGVRGHPNWNDIPSYVVPFQNAITKDGKYICRFGRKASTYNLHQQTVQAFNQDMGVTTSFLPFDPFNYLEGIDPVPAADPEITDESVNAAVFYLQALQTPFQRDQQDGEVMAGKNIFINTGCEACHKQTLKTGYSPVEPLAYQEFHPYTDLLLHDMGSDLDDGYTEGSATTAEWRTPPLWGLGLARDAQGGDLFLMHDGRAHSIEEAILMHGGEAQVSRNRYELLTQADKDALLKFLESL, from the coding sequence ATGATCAAGAAGTTTTCCGCCATTTCAATCATCATTTCCATTGTTGCAATCGTATATTCCTGCAGTAAGCTGGAACCTGCGGCACCTATAGCTGACGAAGCGTTGGATGCTCCGCTTGATGGACTTACTTACACTCAATACCAAATCTTTAATGAAGGTGCAGCAGAATTTGACGAGGTGTATCATACAGAGACAGGGCTCGGGCCGGTGTTCGTAGCTACCAGTTGCGCATCCTGCCATACCGGTGACAATCGCGGCCACCCTTTCACCATACTAACAAGGTTTGGGCAGGTTGATGCAACAGGCAATCAGTTCTTAGCCATGGGCGGCCCTCAGTTACAGAATCATGCTGTACAGGGACATATTGCTGAGCAAATTCCTGTCAATGCAACCGCATCCAAATTCATTGCTCCCATTGTCAGCGGTATCGGATTCCTGGAACTTGTTTCAGATGCGGATATTATAGCAATGGCCGATGCCAATGCGAATCATCCTGATGGCGTACGCGGACATCCTAACTGGAATGATATCCCATCCTACGTAGTACCGTTTCAAAATGCTATCACTAAAGACGGAAAGTATATATGCCGTTTTGGTAGAAAAGCCAGCACCTATAACCTGCATCAGCAGACCGTGCAGGCATTTAATCAGGATATGGGAGTAACCACATCTTTTCTTCCCTTTGACCCATTCAATTACCTGGAAGGCATTGATCCGGTGCCGGCTGCCGACCCTGAAATTACTGATGAAAGTGTCAATGCAGCGGTCTTTTACCTGCAGGCATTGCAGACACCATTTCAGCGAGATCAGCAGGATGGTGAAGTGATGGCCGGGAAAAATATCTTCATCAATACAGGATGTGAGGCCTGTCACAAGCAAACACTGAAGACCGGTTATTCGCCGGTTGAACCGCTTGCCTACCAGGAATTTCATCCTTACACCGATTTGCTGTTGCATGATATGGGCAGTGATCTCGACGATGGATACACCGAAGGCAGTGCCACCACTGCCGAGTGGAGGACGCCACCACTGTGGGGACTTGGTTTGGCGCGGGACGCACAGGGCGGAGATCTTTTCCTCATGCATGATGGAAGAGCGCATTCAATAGAGGAAGCTATTTTGATGCATGGCGGAGAAGCACAGGTAAGCAGGAACAGGTATGAGTTGCTCACGCAGGCTGACAAAGATGCACTCTTAAAATTCCTCGAATCATTATAG
- a CDS encoding FMN-binding negative transcriptional regulator, which produces MYNLPYFKEADKDVLLQFLHDYPFAFLTGSFLTGRPVATQVPVLMEERDGHLYLQGHIMRNTDHHKALLENPQALAVFSGPHAYVSAAWYTNPSIGSTWNYMSVHAAGKISFRPEEELISLLKKLTLRFEGNDHSSPTVYDNLPPEFLNKMLPAIVAFEIKVESFEHVFKLSQNRDEKSYRNIISRLEQQSGSSALVAAEMKKRMDKLFPPGTAWDATKFLS; this is translated from the coding sequence ATGTACAACCTTCCGTATTTTAAAGAAGCAGACAAGGATGTGCTGCTGCAGTTTTTGCATGACTATCCGTTTGCATTTTTAACAGGGAGTTTTTTAACCGGCAGGCCGGTGGCAACACAGGTTCCGGTGCTTATGGAAGAACGCGACGGCCATCTTTACCTGCAGGGCCATATTATGCGGAACACAGATCATCACAAAGCTTTACTGGAGAATCCACAGGCGCTTGCAGTTTTTTCAGGTCCGCATGCTTATGTCAGCGCAGCATGGTACACCAACCCGTCTATTGGTTCTACCTGGAATTATATGAGCGTTCATGCAGCCGGTAAAATATCTTTTCGGCCGGAAGAAGAATTAATATCGTTGCTGAAAAAACTCACGCTCCGCTTTGAAGGTAATGATCACAGCTCACCGACTGTCTATGACAATCTTCCGCCGGAATTCCTTAACAAAATGCTGCCCGCCATTGTGGCTTTTGAAATCAAGGTGGAATCGTTCGAACATGTGTTTAAGCTGAGCCAGAACAGGGATGAAAAAAGCTACCGCAATATTATCAGCCGTTTGGAACAACAAAGTGGCAGCAGTGCATTGGTGGCGGCTGAGATGAAGAAGAGAATGGATAAGCTGTTTCCACCCGGCACTGCATGGGATGCCACTAAATTTTTATCCTGA
- the thiL gene encoding thiamine-phosphate kinase, with protein MNGEARTEISELGEFGLINYLTKNIELVNESSKTGVGDDAAVIAFEEGKQVVITTDMLVEGIHFDLMYVPMKHLGYKSVVVNLSDIYAMNATPRQIIVSVALSNRFSLEAIHELYEGIYLACAKYGVDLVGGDTSSSLKGLVISITAVGEADPEDVVLRSGAKENDLLCVSGDLGGAYVGLQLLEREKRVYLENPGVQPDLENQSYIVGRQLKPEARKDITELFRSLQLKPTSMIDISDGLSSEILHLCESSQLGCMLYESKIPVAEETYNMALKFNLDPVTCALSGGEDYELLCTIAPADFEKVKNNPDISVIGHMTDKEKGAVLITKGNNVHPLTAQGWNAFNKR; from the coding sequence ATGAACGGAGAAGCACGGACAGAAATAAGTGAATTAGGAGAATTTGGACTGATCAATTACCTGACAAAGAATATTGAACTGGTGAATGAGTCAAGTAAGACCGGCGTGGGAGATGATGCAGCGGTAATTGCTTTTGAGGAAGGAAAACAGGTAGTGATCACCACCGATATGCTGGTAGAAGGCATTCATTTCGACCTCATGTATGTGCCGATGAAGCACCTGGGTTATAAATCAGTAGTAGTTAACCTGTCAGATATATATGCGATGAATGCAACGCCCAGGCAGATCATCGTTTCCGTTGCATTGAGCAACCGGTTCTCCCTCGAAGCGATCCATGAATTGTATGAAGGCATCTATTTAGCGTGTGCAAAATATGGAGTTGACCTGGTAGGTGGTGATACATCGTCCAGCCTGAAGGGATTGGTGATCAGCATTACCGCAGTTGGTGAAGCCGATCCGGAAGATGTGGTGCTGAGAAGCGGTGCGAAAGAGAATGATTTGCTGTGTGTAAGCGGCGACCTGGGAGGCGCTTATGTTGGTTTACAGCTGCTGGAACGTGAGAAAAGAGTTTACCTCGAGAATCCCGGAGTACAGCCTGATCTCGAGAATCAATCCTATATAGTCGGCCGTCAACTTAAGCCGGAAGCACGCAAAGATATCACCGAGCTTTTTAGGTCACTTCAGCTCAAACCCACATCCATGATTGATATCTCCGATGGACTTTCGTCAGAGATTCTTCATTTATGTGAGTCATCGCAGCTCGGTTGCATGTTGTACGAGTCGAAAATTCCGGTTGCTGAAGAAACGTATAATATGGCGCTCAAATTCAATCTCGACCCGGTGACCTGTGCATTAAGCGGTGGTGAAGATTATGAATTGTTATGCACGATTGCGCCTGCTGATTTTGAAAAGGTGAAAAACAACCCTGATATTTCCGTTATTGGCCACATGACTGACAAAGAGAAAGGTGCAGTGCTGATTACGAAGGGTAACAATGTGCATCCGCTGACGGCACAAGGATGGAATGCCTTCAATAAAAGGTAA
- a CDS encoding YcxB family protein, translating into MHFRFQYSPAILQRAHSLHYKKFFLFQSRLPLIMGFLAVWAGLLLFLILGKDGNRFLSFSLFLSGLLVIGIYYRLMKTTGTRVYKRLKDYHEPFDISVNDESIHLSVHENTYDMPWTELKKALIATDMILLYPSEKMFYIFPKENFSEGDYAVFETMVRQKIAAIH; encoded by the coding sequence ATGCACTTCCGTTTTCAATACTCCCCTGCCATTCTGCAACGTGCTCACTCACTGCACTACAAAAAATTCTTTCTCTTCCAGTCGCGGCTGCCACTGATCATGGGATTCCTGGCTGTATGGGCCGGATTACTGTTGTTCCTCATTCTTGGAAAAGATGGTAACCGTTTCCTGAGTTTTTCATTGTTCCTTTCAGGCCTGCTCGTCATTGGCATCTATTACCGGCTGATGAAGACAACCGGAACCAGGGTGTACAAGCGGCTTAAGGATTATCATGAACCATTTGACATATCGGTAAATGATGAATCCATCCATCTGTCTGTGCATGAAAACACCTATGACATGCCATGGACGGAACTGAAAAAGGCACTCATTGCCACAGACATGATCCTGCTTTATCCATCGGAAAAAATGTTTTACATCTTCCCTAAAGAAAATTTCAGCGAAGGCGATTACGCTGTTTTTGAAACGATGGTCAGGCAAAAGATAGCGGCGATTCATTAG